The proteins below come from a single Paludibacter jiangxiensis genomic window:
- a CDS encoding outer membrane protein assembly factor BamD, translating to MKKLSLLLLITVSFLTSCSQFQKLLKSNDNELKYNEAKAYYDKKDYNHAAQLFEDISTYYKGTDRSEDVMYYLAKSYAGQKDFYSAGENFKGYIKSFPRGRYAEESYFMIGYSSYLDSPDARLDQSSTNDAITAFSNFVESYPQSERAKQAYEYLTELKDKLAYKAYLNAKTYYNLGNYLGRNCYASAVITANNALKTYTETKYRDDLTALVMKSKHAQAVESFEEKKADRYRDVIDECYSYINEFPNGKYIKEAQSFLKEAKNYVKEK from the coding sequence ATGAAAAAACTATCGCTTTTACTACTGATCACTGTCTCATTTTTAACTTCTTGCAGTCAATTTCAGAAATTACTCAAAAGCAACGACAACGAGTTAAAGTACAATGAAGCAAAAGCTTACTACGACAAAAAGGACTACAATCACGCAGCACAATTATTCGAAGACATTTCGACCTATTACAAAGGAACAGACCGTTCGGAAGATGTGATGTATTATCTGGCTAAGTCGTACGCAGGACAAAAAGATTTTTATAGCGCCGGAGAGAACTTCAAAGGCTACATAAAAAGCTTTCCAAGAGGCAGATATGCAGAAGAAAGTTATTTCATGATTGGTTATTCATCCTATCTGGATTCACCGGATGCCCGACTCGACCAGTCAAGCACAAACGACGCTATCACAGCTTTTTCAAACTTTGTAGAAAGCTATCCGCAAAGCGAACGAGCAAAACAGGCATACGAATACCTGACGGAATTAAAAGACAAACTGGCGTACAAAGCATATTTGAATGCAAAAACATATTACAACCTGGGCAATTATCTGGGAAGAAACTGTTACGCATCTGCTGTGATCACAGCAAACAACGCTTTAAAGACCTACACCGAGACTAAATATCGCGATGATCTCACAGCTCTTGTAATGAAATCAAAACATGCACAGGCTGTTGAAAGTTTTGAAGAAAAGAAAGCCGACCGTTACCGTGACGTAATTGATGAATGCTACAGCTACATCAACGAATTTCCGAACGGCAAATATATCAAGGAAGCTCAATCCTTCCTCAAAGAAGCAAAGAATTACGTAAAAGAAAAATAA
- a CDS encoding DNA-directed RNA polymerase subunit omega — protein MDFRKTKAPLSTITRDMNSMCEPTGNVYETVNVIGKRANQISLLIRDELDQKLKEFTSVADSLEEVFENREQIELSRFYERLPKPTLIAAQEYVDNKLFHRKAIK, from the coding sequence ATGGACTTTAGAAAAACAAAAGCGCCTCTTTCAACCATTACCCGTGACATGAACAGCATGTGTGAGCCAACAGGTAATGTGTACGAGACTGTCAATGTTATTGGCAAAAGAGCAAACCAAATCAGCTTATTGATTCGTGACGAACTGGATCAAAAACTGAAAGAATTCACCTCCGTAGCAGACAGCCTGGAAGAAGTATTCGAAAACCGCGAACAAATCGAATTGTCGCGTTTTTACGAAAGACTGCCTAAACCTACTTTAATTGCAGCACAGGAATACGTTGACAACAAACTGTTCCACCGTAAGGCTATTAAGTAA
- the coaBC gene encoding bifunctional phosphopantothenoylcysteine decarboxylase/phosphopantothenate--cysteine ligase CoaBC, with protein MLRGKNIILGITGSIAAYKSAMLTRLLVKEGANVKIVMTPLAKEFITPLTLATLAKNPILVDFFDPTNGNWNSHVNLGLWADAYVIAPATANTLGKMANGIADNLLMTTYFSAKCPVFVAPAMDLDMFQHPATQKNISTLLSYGNHIIDAGTGELASGLEGKGRMAEPEDIVSYLNSYFSETASLTGKKVLITAGPTYEKIDPVRFIGNYSSGKMGFALAQTCAERGAKVTLIAGPVSLTISHPNIERIDVESAEEMYQAASTHFANNDIAILCAAVADFTPETKADQKLKRGKDDLVLNLKPTRDIAASLGTVKRDNQLLVGFALETNNEEENALSKLKRKNFDMIVLNSLRTPQAGFQYNTNQITIIDKNGDKTEYSLKDKKEVANDIVNVIEQKL; from the coding sequence ATGCTTCGAGGGAAAAATATTATACTTGGCATTACCGGCAGCATTGCCGCATACAAGTCGGCTATGTTGACCCGTCTTCTGGTAAAAGAAGGTGCAAACGTCAAAATTGTGATGACACCTTTGGCAAAAGAGTTCATTACTCCCTTGACATTAGCAACTCTGGCAAAGAATCCGATACTTGTCGATTTTTTTGACCCGACAAACGGCAACTGGAACAGCCATGTCAATTTGGGTCTATGGGCCGACGCATACGTCATTGCACCGGCGACTGCGAACACGCTGGGCAAAATGGCCAACGGGATTGCGGATAATCTATTGATGACCACTTATTTTTCAGCGAAATGTCCGGTATTTGTTGCTCCGGCAATGGATCTTGACATGTTTCAGCATCCGGCCACACAAAAAAATATCAGCACCCTGCTAAGCTATGGTAACCATATTATTGACGCCGGCACCGGAGAACTGGCAAGTGGATTGGAGGGTAAAGGAAGGATGGCCGAACCGGAAGATATCGTAAGCTATCTGAATAGCTATTTTTCGGAGACAGCATCTCTTACCGGGAAGAAAGTACTGATCACAGCCGGGCCTACATATGAAAAGATAGACCCTGTACGTTTCATAGGCAACTATTCTTCCGGAAAAATGGGATTTGCACTGGCACAAACATGCGCCGAAAGAGGTGCAAAAGTAACTCTTATTGCCGGACCGGTGAGTCTTACGATCAGCCATCCGAACATAGAACGGATTGACGTCGAAAGTGCAGAAGAGATGTATCAGGCTGCATCAACTCATTTCGCCAACAACGACATAGCAATTCTCTGCGCGGCTGTGGCCGACTTTACACCGGAGACCAAAGCTGATCAAAAGCTCAAAAGAGGCAAAGACGATTTAGTACTTAACCTCAAACCAACACGCGATATAGCCGCATCACTCGGAACGGTAAAACGGGACAACCAGTTATTGGTAGGGTTCGCACTGGAAACAAACAACGAAGAAGAAAATGCCTTATCGAAGCTTAAAAGAAAGAATTTTGACATGATTGTATTGAACTCATTGCGCACACCACAAGCCGGATTTCAGTACAACACCAATCAAATTACGATCATCGATAAAAACGGCGATAAGACAGAATATTCTCTTAAAGACAAAAAAGAGGTTGCAAATGACATTGTAAACGTAATTGAACAAAAATTATAA
- the cdd gene encoding cytidine deaminase gives METQSIVTQVQLYQFEELAPDYQKIVTLAKEQTGKSYSPYSHFAVGAAVLMENGEIFAGSNQENAAYPSGLCAERTTMFYANAQRPDVPIKAIAIAAYTNDDYLEDPVAPCGACRQALLENESRFGQPLQVLLYGKKGIYFVESIKDLLPLCFTKESMQ, from the coding sequence ATGGAAACACAAAGCATCGTTACTCAGGTTCAACTCTATCAGTTTGAAGAACTGGCACCCGATTACCAGAAAATAGTAACCCTGGCCAAAGAGCAAACCGGGAAGTCATACTCTCCCTATTCTCATTTTGCCGTAGGTGCGGCTGTATTGATGGAGAACGGCGAAATATTTGCCGGCAGCAATCAGGAAAACGCGGCTTACCCGTCAGGATTATGCGCAGAAAGAACCACGATGTTTTATGCCAATGCACAGCGCCCTGATGTACCTATCAAAGCCATTGCCATAGCTGCATATACAAACGATGATTATTTGGAAGATCCGGTAGCTCCCTGCGGGGCTTGTCGTCAGGCTTTGCTTGAAAACGAAAGCCGTTTCGGACAACCTTTACAGGTTTTGCTTTACGGAAAGAAAGGAATATATTTTGTAGAAAGTATCAAAGACCTTCTGCCGCTTTGCTTTACAAAAGAGAGTATGCAATAA
- a CDS encoding cupin domain-containing protein, which translates to MKSSKFIIEKELAWEPAGEGVVRQILGYDGQLMQVKVAFKTGAIGYSHQHFHSQSSVVVSGRFEVTVGGESKILVAGDGFYVEPNVVHGVVCLEEGILIDGFSPARLDFLKGK; encoded by the coding sequence ATGAAGAGTTCAAAATTTATAATAGAAAAAGAGCTTGCATGGGAGCCAGCCGGCGAAGGCGTGGTACGTCAGATATTAGGCTATGATGGCCAGTTGATGCAGGTAAAAGTGGCTTTTAAAACAGGAGCCATTGGGTATTCACACCAACATTTTCATTCTCAAAGCAGCGTCGTTGTGAGTGGCCGCTTTGAAGTGACGGTAGGCGGAGAATCAAAAATTCTGGTGGCAGGCGATGGTTTTTATGTGGAACCAAATGTTGTCCACGGTGTTGTGTGCCTCGAAGAAGGCATCCTGATTGACGGATTCAGCCCTGCCCGTCTCGACTTCCTCAAAGGAAAATAA
- a CDS encoding FadR/GntR family transcriptional regulator, which yields MTVESIASTISESTTESPSDIIIREIKSLLNNGKLKPGDRLPAERKLAEQFGVGRAYVRDAIKKLEFYGVLKTLPQSGSVIAGLEIPALEGLITDVLKLDNYDFYSLVETRLILETNAARLCALRRTDEDLVKIEAALRNYLDKDKTGGMEVADADMAFHRSIAEGSKNMVIKSLMMIITPDILKSFNEYKVCQAVETVASNEHLKLLEYIRAKDSEAAEATMRLHLNNVMVFASSLKK from the coding sequence ATTCGCGAAATTAAAAGTTTATTGAACAACGGGAAATTGAAACCCGGCGACAGACTTCCTGCCGAACGTAAGCTTGCAGAGCAATTTGGCGTAGGCAGGGCTTATGTGAGGGATGCCATCAAGAAACTCGAATTTTATGGGGTATTGAAAACCTTACCTCAGAGCGGATCTGTTATTGCAGGGTTGGAAATCCCGGCTCTTGAGGGCTTGATCACGGATGTTCTCAAACTGGATAATTACGATTTTTATTCTTTGGTGGAAACGCGCCTGATTCTTGAAACCAACGCCGCTCGTCTTTGCGCTTTGCGTCGTACCGACGAAGATCTTGTGAAGATTGAAGCTGCTCTCCGTAATTATCTTGATAAGGATAAGACGGGAGGAATGGAAGTTGCTGATGCCGACATGGCGTTTCACAGAAGCATTGCTGAGGGAAGTAAGAATATGGTGATAAAATCGTTGATGATGATTATTACCCCCGATATTCTGAAAAGCTTTAATGAATATAAGGTGTGCCAGGCGGTCGAAACAGTGGCGTCTAATGAGCACCTTAAATTATTGGAATATATCCGGGCAAAGGATTCCGAAGCTGCGGAAGCAACAATGAGACTTCACCTTAATAATGTGATGGTATTTGCTTCGTCATTGAAGAAGTAA